From Toxorhynchites rutilus septentrionalis strain SRP chromosome 2, ASM2978413v1, whole genome shotgun sequence, a single genomic window includes:
- the LOC129771039 gene encoding uncharacterized protein LOC129771039 isoform X2 — translation MDGKYVRAAEDSEHEDSREESCELNYISNVQSQERTGSCSSYENEQEQDHDSDPSTSSSSEESSEEDERQNLENETLTEESKGSPKGTNSEMVRKIERLEKVVADLVHAMTSYERPKNTARTDTGEPWSVPHDRDDVGESWSVPHTDGSQPSLRWDHIKPFPSGIPANKMWEEWNRFIENFELAASLENATSPAQRTKLLFLCLGQELQGIVRAANLRPSLTGPDCYSLFVNNVTKYLQSMTDTAAEHEAFAGMTQGTGESAVAFHSRLREKVRLYGYSPLDQDRFVRAQLLKGLRNRDLTKTARIYNYDINFIVQSATREEAYAAETARPSGSDISAVHRGNWKQPPEVHRKHMREDYQEYTNQEKRYRRSDKRFDARHNRCNRCSRPAHRNSTTCPALGKTCNGCGERGHFIAACRKRQVNNVQRDSDRINSSGWSDEEKEEKKKHLKALSVGRSINSE, via the exons ATGGATGGCAAATACGTACGAGCTGCAGAGGATAGCGAACATGAGGATTCGCGCGAAGAGTCGTGTGAACTCAACTATATTTCAAATGTCCAGAGTCAGGAACGGACGGGTAGCTGTAGTAGCTACGAGAACGAACAAGAACAGGACCACGATTCAGATCCTAGCACTTCGAGCTCTTCGGAGGAGTCGAGCGAAGAAGATGAGCGTCAGAATCTAGAAAACGAGACACTAACAGAGGAGTCGAAAGGCTCGCCAAAGGGAACGAATTCTgaaatggtccgaaaaattgaaCGACTGGAGAAAGTTGTAGCGGACTTGGTTCATGCTATGACCTCATACGAGCGGCCGAAAAACACAGCACGTACCGACACAGGAGAGCCTTGGAGTGTACCCCACGACCGCGATGACGTTGGCGAGAGCTGGAGTGTTCCTCACACTGACGGTTCCCAACCCAGTTTGAGATGGGATCACATAAAACCCTTCCCGAGCGGTATTCCCGCGAACAAAATGTGGGAGGAATGGAATCGGTTCATCGAGAATTTTGAGCTAGCAGCCTCCTTAGAAAACGCAACAAGCCCTGCACAACGAACTAAGCTGCTATTTTTGTGTTTGGGTCAGGAGCTCCAGGGAATAGTAAGAGCTGCCAACTTGCGACCGAGTCTAACGGGGCCAGACTGCTACTCTCTGTTTGTGAACAACGTCACGAAATATCTCCAATCCATGACCGACACCGCGGCGGAACACGAAGCATTCGCGGGAATGACGCAAGGAACTGGAGAATCAGCGGTGGCCTTCCACTCAAGACTTCGAGAAAAGGTTAGGTTGTACGGCTACAGTCCTCTCGATCAGGATCGGTTCGTCAGAGCTCAATTACTTAAAGGACTTCGAAACAGGGATCTTACTAAGACAGCGAGAATCTACAACTACGACATAAATTTTATTGTCCAATCCGCGACAAGAGAAGAGGCTTACGCGGCGGAAACAGCGAGGCCCAGTGGTTCCGATATTTCTGCAGTACATCGAGGAAATTGGAAACAGCCTCCAGAAGTGCATCGGAAGCACATGCGGGAGGATTATCAAGAGTATACAAATCAGGAAAAGCGATACCGTAGGTCCGACAAGCGATTTGATGCACGCCACAATCGTTGCAATCGCTGCAGTCGTCCAGCTCACAGGAACAGCACCACATGTCCGGCTCTGGGTAAAACCTGCAACGGATGTGGCGAACGAGGACACTTTATCGCGGCATGTCGGAAGCGACAAGTGAATAACGTACAACGTGATTCGGATCGTATCAACTCATCCGGTTGGTCTgatgaagaaaaagaagaaaagaaaaag CACTTGAAAGCCCTGTCGGTCGGTCGGTCGATCAACAGCGAGTGA
- the LOC129771039 gene encoding uncharacterized protein K02A2.6-like isoform X1: MRLLHVAVTINSCENQNNTQVFPRMPGIKIKFSIDKSIVPVKNAYYNVPAAFREGARNRLREIELRGIIERVTKAPEWISGMSAVAKGKNDFRLVVNMRGPNKAIKREYYRLPLIDEMKLKLHGARYFSKLDLSNAYYHLELCQESRDLTTFLTETGMFRFTRLMFAVNCAPEIFQREMVRILEGVKNVIVYIDDILLYATTLEELHKIVAQVLRIMKANSLTINTSKCEFDKDRIKFLGHELDKDGFHIEEAKVKSVQYFREPTTISELRSFLGLVSFVSPHIKNFADITSPLWTATTSWNWGPQQREAFNAVKERIIQCTIAQGFFSEDDRTILFTDASPVALGAVLAQENKDQTRRIISFASKALTTTEKKYLQKAVIQSLQTGKWPGSLRKFQALEGNLTTRDGIVVKTGCVVVPEQLREKALEVAHNGHPSTAKMKSILRQRVWWPGMATDAEKWVNACAICAINGRPERPTPMRRTFAPKTVWETIALDFNGPYIQFGGVSILTIVEYRSRYLIVKPVKSTSFDNVKPILEMVFEREGFPANIKTDNGPPFNGNEYKTYCSERGINTIYSTPLFPQQNGLVESYMKVINKAMSTASSNKTNFIEELRAAVDAHNAATHRVSKVAPEEIMTGRKIKRRLPLLRHESSNIDDELLQQRDRDAKLLAKQREDARRGARPCRIQPGDDVIVERSSRAKGETRFSPTRFTVVEEQNGSLTLTNDAGQIRRRHVSQTRKSIRGAKQTTRVHQEIEEVNS, from the coding sequence ATGAGGTTGCTGCATGTAGCAGTTACGATCAACAGTTGCGAGAACCAGAATAATACGCAAGTGTTCCCCAGAATGCCTGGAATCAAAATCAAGTTCAGCATCGATAAGAGTATTGTACCCGTTAAAAACGCCTATTACAACGTCCCAGCGGCCTTCAGGGAGGGAGCGCGAAACAGGCTGCGAGAGATAGAACTCCGTGGCATTATAGAGCGAGTCACTAAGGCACCAGAGTGGATAAGCGGCATGTCAGCAGTAGCCAAGGGTAAAAACGACTTCCGGTTAGTTGTCAACATGAGGGGACCTAACAAAGCGATCAAACGAGAGTACTATCGTTTGCCATTGATCGATGAAATGAAACTAAAACTTCATGGGGCTCGATATTTTTCAAAACTCGACCTGAGTAATGCATACTATCACTTGGAACTATGTCAAGAGTCTCGCGACCTTACGACGTTCCTAACCGAAACAGGCATGTTTCGTTTTACGAGATTAATGTTTGCCGTTAACTGTGCGCCCGAGATATTTCAACGCGAAATGGTCCGTATCCTAGAGGGCGTAAAGAACGTGATCGTGTATATAGATGATATTTTATTATACGCAACAACATTGGAAGAACTCCACAAAATAGTTGCGCAGGTGCTACGCATAATGAAAGCAAACAGTCTGACTATAAACACGAGTAAATGTGAATTTGATAAGGATCGAATCAAGTTTCTCGGCCATGAGCTTGACAAGGACGGTTTTCATATAGAAGAAGCTAAGGTAAAGAGCGTTCAGTACTTTAGAGAACCGACGACGATCTCTGAGCTCCGCAGTTTCCTAGGTCTTGTTTCGTTTGTGAGCCCTCATATTAAAAATTTTGCCGATATAACCAGTCCACTCTGGACCGCAACAACATCGTGGAATTGGGGTCCTCAACAACGAGAAGCATTTAATGCCGTTAAAGAACGTATCATACAATGTACTATAGCGCAAGGTTTTTTCTCCGAAGATGACAGAACAATATTGTTCACAGATGCCTCACCGGTGGCACTCGGTGCTGTTCTTGCACAGGAAAACAAAGACCAAACTCGCAGAATCATCTCATTCGCCTCCAAGGCTCTCACGACGACCGAGAAGAAATACCTGCAAAAGGCAGTGATTCAATCCTTACAGACGGGAAAATGGCCCGGAAGTTTACGCAAATTTCAAGCACTTGAAGGTAATTTAACTACACGAGATGGTATCGTTGTAAAAACCGGTTGCGTGGTAGTACCAGAACAGCTGCGCGAAAAGGCACTTGAGGTCGCACACAACGGCCATCCATCAACGGCGAAAATGAAGTCTATcctgcgtcaacgtgtgtggtggCCGGGTATGGCCACTGATGCTGAAAAGTGGGTAAATGCTTGTGCTATCTGTGCTATAAACGGACGACCTGAAAGACCCACTCCAATGAGGCGTACATTTGCTCCAAAGACAGTATGGGAAACTATCGCCTTAGACTTCAATGGACCATATATTCAGTTCGGTGGAGTTTCTATCCTTACAATTGTCGAATATCGTTCAAGATATTTAATCGTCAAACCTGTGAAGTCGACGAGCTTTGACAACGTGAAGCCAATACTAGAAATGGTCTTCGAGAGGGAAGGTTTTCCAGCAAACATCAAAACCGATAATGGTCCGCCCTTCAATGGGAATGAATACAAAACTTATTGTTCTGAGCGAGGAATTAACACTATTTACTCCACTCCTCTTTTTCCTCAGCAGAACGGCCTGGTAGAGAGTTACATGAAGGTTATAAATAAGGCGATGTCCACTGCATCTTCTAACAAAACCAACTTCATCGAAGAACTTCGTGCTGCTGTTGACGCTCACAACGCTGCTACTCATCGAGTATCAAAAGTAGCACCTGAAGAAATTATGACTGGTCGAAAAATAAAACGTCGACTCCCACTCTTGCGTCACGAGAGCAGCAATATTGATGATGAGCTGCTACAGCAACGAGATCGGGATGCAAAATTACTGGCAAAACAACGCGAGGATGCTCGTCGAGGTGCCAGGCCATGCCGTATTCAACCGGGTGACGATGTCATTGTCGAACGTTCGTCACGGGCGAAGGGGGAGACCAGATTTTCACCAACACGTTTCACTGTTGTTGAAGAACAAAACGGCAGTCTCACGTTGACCAACGATGCAGGGCAGATTCGCAGGCGCCATGTATCCCAAACCAGAAAGTCCATCCGTGGCGCCAAACAAACGACGAGGGTACATCAGGAAATCGAAGAGGTGAACAGTTAG